The following is a genomic window from Longimicrobiaceae bacterium.
CTCGAGGAACCAGGCCCGGAACTCGGCCAGTTCCGCCAGCGACAGCCCGATGACTGCCCGCTCGATTTCTTGAACTGTACTCATGCCTAGAACTTTAGACAGGTGTCGCCATCGAGCAATCCTCTGAACGCATGTGAAGGCTCCGCGCAAGCCGCTCGTGTTCGATGAGCCAGCCGGAGGACGCGGACATGTGGTGGGCGCGGCGGCTGAAGGGGGGTGGCGGCTGCGGGCGGAGAGCGACGATCTGCTGCGGGCGGCGGAGGGGGCGATGGTGGGGCGAGAATAGGCAGAGTGTGTGGACGCATCCATAGCAGGTAGCGCCCAGCGGCGTGCTCCTTTAGGGCCTTGAGCGCCGCCAGAGAGCCTGCATCACCTTTGAAGGAATTCGCCCAGCGTTTCTCGGACCGCCGAATGGCTATGTTGTTGCGGCTCAATTTTCGTTGGAGCGGTTTGCCTGTGGGTTAGAAAGCCTCTCCCCCTCAGGCTCGAATGGCGCGGCGGACCGTCGTAGCGGTTCCTCCGCACCCACGCGCAAATTAAAACTGCTCTAAGCCGCGACCTCGCACGAGCGTCAGAAATCGGGACCTTGTCGAATTGCGAGATAACGTCGGTGTCAACACTCAACAGTCAGCCGCCTCCACCGGAAAGCCAGGTCCGTATTTTAGGCGATCATAGATACAAATTAGCTTGCGGTACCAATTTCCAGAGTTCTTGTCGTCTAGAAGGGAGTAGTTGCGACGCAGAAACTCTTCTAACTCATTCACGTCGGGGTAAGTGAACGTGATGTACGCACATGCGCGACCTGGACCGTATTGTGCCTCCAGATCCCGAATTGACATGCCCTGTACTTCTCCGCGCTTGTACGCGTATGCAGTATCTTCGAACGATGCTTTGTCTAGCATTGCATTCTCAAATACGTTTTCAGGCATCTGCCCACGACAGGGTCTCCCATTTTCATCAAGGAGTCCCGCCAAACGAAGATACTTAAAAATCGGAACGTTCTTTCGGTTGCCCTTGATGTTACTCGCGAGCGTGTACTCAACTACTTCCTTTGCTCGGCCGTCAAATCGATGCTCCCCATGAACCACATCGGAATAAATTTCCGACATTGTGATCGGCTTGAATCCCTTCTCGCCAAGCTCACTTGCGATACCCACTCCAACTACTATGTCAACGTCTTTGAAGGAGTCTAGATTCTCGATATCCACGACCGCAATCTGCTCGGTCGGATCATTAGTTCTGACCAGTTCGTATAAATGATCCTTGAGCTGCCGCAGGAGCTTCGCGCTGATACGCCGCTCAGTCGATGCAAGGGCACGGTAAACCGGGCCAAAAGACGTAGCGTTCGCAGTAGTCACTCGAAGGTCGCGATCACCAATGCTGATAGTCGATTCCGAGATAGAGGGAGCAACCCCATCAGTCGCTCGCTGAACGAAGACCAACCGTTTACGGAGTAATTCGACTCGCTCCTCGTCGAGGCAGTCTAGAACCGAGCTGAGAATTTCTCTGATGTTATCGTCACTAAGGGAGTACCCAAAGAAGACCACTGGATGCTCTAGGAAGGTCGTTATGAGTTTGGCGGCAAGATATTTATTGCGTGCATTGTATTCGCTGTAGTCCTCCTCGGTTAGGACTAAAGAATTCGGTTGGGTATGGCTGCCGTGGATCTTGAAGATCTCCGCTACCGAGTATGAGCGGGCAAATATTGCCTCTCGTTGCCCGACAAATACAGTGAAATCTGGGAATACCTGCTCTAAGAAGCTGTCCCAGTTCGTCGTGATTATTCCATCGATCTGAACCTGGGAGAGCAACTCAACCTCTTCGTGGAGTTCGGCAGGTATACGTCCGAGATCCGATGACTCCTCGATGTAGTTTGCTATAGAGAATTTCAGAGGCGAACTCTTACTTGCACAGCTCTCGCCGTACTTCTCGCGCTCCTCTCTGAACTCGTCCTTCTCCCACCACAGCTTGAAGTAGTCATCGGCGATAAGAGAGGCGACTTTCGGCAGGTTGTCGCGCCCTGCCTGTGCGGCGTAGTACGGGTACGGGTTCCCACCCAGCAGAGCGAACTTTCTGAGTAGAGACTCCCAGTTCTCCAATCCGAGATAGCGGCGAGAAAGACCTGAACCGACGAAGAGAAACGGAGCGCTTTCCCCGTCCCCAATCCGCTCAAGTAACGCCTCAGTCAGCTCAGTATCAGTCATCGAACGTCGCGCATCCGGGTTAAGAGCCTCTCTGAACTATCGCCCCAGCCACATCCCCACGGCGAACCCCGCTCCCGCCGCGACCGCCGAGACGAGGAGAACCGTCAGCCACCAGCGCCAGTCGATGTACCGCTGCTTCGTCTCGGTCTTCACAGATCCGCCGACCTCGGTTCCAGCGTGGAAGAAGGGCAGGGCAGGCCGGCGCTCCCGGCCCGCCCCGAAGGTCCGTGCTACCGCCTGGTGAACTCCGCCGGGCGCTTCTCCAGGAACGCGGCGACGCCCTCGCGCTTGTCGTCGCTCCCGAAGCAGGTCACGAACAGCTCCGTCTCGTAGGCGAGCCCGGCCGAGAGC
Proteins encoded in this region:
- a CDS encoding SIR2 family protein, with protein sequence MTDTELTEALLERIGDGESAPFLFVGSGLSRRYLGLENWESLLRKFALLGGNPYPYYAAQAGRDNLPKVASLIADDYFKLWWEKDEFREEREKYGESCASKSSPLKFSIANYIEESSDLGRIPAELHEEVELLSQVQIDGIITTNWDSFLEQVFPDFTVFVGQREAIFARSYSVAEIFKIHGSHTQPNSLVLTEEDYSEYNARNKYLAAKLITTFLEHPVVFFGYSLSDDNIREILSSVLDCLDEERVELLRKRLVFVQRATDGVAPSISESTISIGDRDLRVTTANATSFGPVYRALASTERRISAKLLRQLKDHLYELVRTNDPTEQIAVVDIENLDSFKDVDIVVGVGIASELGEKGFKPITMSEIYSDVVHGEHRFDGRAKEVVEYTLASNIKGNRKNVPIFKYLRLAGLLDENGRPCRGQMPENVFENAMLDKASFEDTAYAYKRGEVQGMSIRDLEAQYGPGRACAYITFTYPDVNELEEFLRRNYSLLDDKNSGNWYRKLICIYDRLKYGPGFPVEAADC